The proteins below are encoded in one region of Brachyspira intermedia PWS/A:
- a CDS encoding ABC transporter permease codes for MDFKNKLAGILEKEGFVNIFSSFLAIIIGLLLGLIILLISNVHDAFPAFMTILSGGFSGGSRGMGQVIYTATPLILTGLSVGFAFKNGLFNIGAPGQFIVGAYAAVLVAVKCTFLPPALHWFVALIVSFIAGGLWAYLPGFLKAHFNVNEVISSIMMNYIGMYLVNYLVTLTVYDMLKNQSQNIPPSSMIPTMGLNVIFRGSSANGGFFIAVIVVIIVYIILSKTTFGFELKACGLNKDASKYAGINEKRNIVLSMVIAGALAGLGGGLLYLSGVGKHIEVVDILAEEGFMGIPIALLGLSHPIGILIAGLFIAHITVGGFYMQIYDFTPEIIEMIISSIIYFSAFALLFKSIVGFISKKLIKKEEKNANE; via the coding sequence ATGGATTTCAAAAACAAATTGGCTGGTATTTTGGAGAAAGAAGGATTTGTTAATATATTTTCTTCTTTTCTCGCTATTATTATAGGGCTGCTTCTGGGTCTTATAATACTTCTTATAAGTAATGTTCATGATGCTTTTCCCGCTTTTATGACAATACTTTCAGGAGGATTCTCTGGAGGCTCTAGAGGAATGGGACAGGTTATATACACTGCCACACCTTTAATACTCACAGGTCTTTCGGTTGGATTCGCTTTTAAAAACGGACTTTTTAATATAGGAGCTCCTGGACAATTTATAGTAGGGGCTTATGCTGCTGTATTAGTGGCAGTAAAATGCACATTTCTTCCGCCTGCTCTACATTGGTTTGTAGCTTTAATAGTTTCTTTTATAGCCGGAGGACTTTGGGCTTATTTACCGGGTTTTTTGAAAGCTCATTTCAATGTTAATGAAGTTATTTCAAGCATTATGATGAATTATATTGGTATGTATTTGGTTAATTATCTTGTTACGCTTACAGTTTATGATATGCTTAAAAATCAGTCGCAAAATATACCTCCTTCTTCTATGATTCCTACTATGGGGCTTAATGTTATATTCAGAGGTTCAAGTGCTAATGGAGGATTTTTCATCGCTGTTATTGTAGTAATAATAGTATATATAATTCTTTCTAAAACTACATTCGGTTTCGAGCTTAAAGCATGCGGACTCAATAAAGATGCAAGTAAATATGCAGGCATCAACGAAAAAAGAAATATAGTTCTTTCTATGGTTATAGCTGGAGCTTTGGCAGGACTTGGTGGCGGACTTTTATATCTTTCTGGTGTTGGAAAGCATATAGAAGTAGTTGATATACTTGCAGAAGAAGGATTTATGGGAATACCTATTGCATTGCTTGGACTATCTCACCCTATAGGAATATTAATTGCAGGGCTTTTCATTGCTCATATTACTGTAGGCGGTTTTTATATGCAAATATATGATTTTACTCCTGAAATTATAGAGATGATTATATCGTCTATAATATATTTCAGTGCTTTTGCTTTGCTTTTCAAATCTATTGTTGGATTTATATCTAAAAAGCTAATCAAAAAAGAAGAAAAGAATGCTAATGAGTAA
- a CDS encoding BMP family lipoprotein: protein MNKFLTFFIMIVFLYAVSCNDIDGEEASGYEIAVIVRNIDDKSFNQSTWEGVKDYAEHYGISYKYYRVPDKNVQETLNAIDIAVRMGAKLIITPGHIFETAIYKAQDMYTNTHFILIDGEPQDGSYNDYKTAKNTIAILYAEEEAGFLAGYSIVKEGYTNLGVLGGMALPPVIRFGYGFVQGAEFAADELKMPKGSINIKYTYVGNYDNSPANQALAASWYKSGTQVIFAPAGGAAYSVINAAENNEGLVVGIDVDQSFESPTVITSSMKLIRESVYNAVAAYYNGNFNGGKTFILDARVKGIGLPMNTSKFKVFKEYDYNIIYNSLVKKKIKVLKDTDAESVEKLPLNFVKIDYIN, encoded by the coding sequence ATGAATAAATTTCTTACTTTTTTTATTATGATTGTTTTTCTGTATGCTGTTTCATGCAATGATATAGATGGAGAGGAAGCATCTGGTTATGAAATAGCGGTTATTGTAAGAAATATAGATGATAAATCATTTAATCAAAGTACTTGGGAAGGCGTGAAGGATTATGCTGAACATTACGGCATAAGCTATAAATATTATAGAGTTCCTGATAAAAATGTACAAGAAACATTAAATGCAATAGATATAGCTGTTCGTATGGGGGCAAAATTGATAATAACGCCAGGACATATATTTGAAACTGCTATTTATAAAGCACAGGATATGTATACTAATACACATTTTATTTTGATAGATGGAGAACCTCAGGACGGAAGTTATAATGATTATAAGACAGCAAAGAATACTATTGCTATTCTTTATGCCGAAGAAGAGGCAGGATTTTTAGCAGGATACTCTATAGTAAAAGAAGGATATACAAATTTAGGAGTTCTAGGCGGTATGGCACTTCCTCCTGTTATACGATTTGGATACGGATTTGTACAGGGGGCAGAATTTGCAGCTGATGAATTAAAAATGCCTAAAGGAAGTATAAATATAAAATACACTTATGTTGGAAACTATGATAATTCTCCGGCAAATCAAGCTTTAGCTGCATCTTGGTATAAAAGCGGAACACAGGTAATATTTGCTCCAGCAGGAGGTGCTGCTTATTCTGTTATAAATGCTGCTGAAAATAATGAAGGTTTAGTTGTAGGAATTGATGTGGATCAAAGTTTTGAATCTCCTACTGTCATTACTTCTTCTATGAAATTGATAAGAGAATCTGTTTATAATGCTGTTGCTGCTTATTATAATGGGAATTTCAATGGTGGAAAAACTTTTATATTAGATGCTAGAGTTAAAGGAATAGGACTTCCTATGAATACTTCAAAATTTAAAGTTTTTAAAGAATATGATTATAATATTATATATAACTCTCTTGTGAAAAAAAAGATTAAAGTATTAAAAGATACTGATGCAGAAAGTGTTGAAAAATTACCTTTAAATTTTGTCAAAATTGATTATATAAATTAA
- a CDS encoding ABC transporter ATP-binding protein, translated as MENSEYVVEMLNITKRFKGIVANDNITIQLKRGEIHALLGENGAGKSTLMSVLFGLYKQEEGVIKVNGKEVNIDNPNTANALGIGMVHQHFKLVHNFTALENIMLGVETVKNGILQVDDARKKVMELSKTYGLEIYPDSLISDLTVGMQQRVEILKMLYKDNNILIFDEPTAVLTPSEIEELMKIMKSLTKEGKSILFITHKLNEIKEVADRCSVLRKGKYIGTIDVKSTTKEEMSEMMVGRKVSLVVEKTEAKPKDIILSVKDLNVKSSHSEKNIVKNVSFDVRAGEIVCIAGIDGNGQSELIYALTGLIEMSSGSIHLNGKDITNLSIRNKTLSGIGHIPEDRHKHGLVLDYTLGENTILQTYFTERFQNKGFLKFKEIENYANELIKRFDIRSAEGAKTIARSMSGGNQQKAIIAREIDRNPDLLIAVQPTRGLDVGAIEYIHKELIRQRDNGKAVLLVSLELDEVMNLSDRILVIYEGEIVANVNNKDLTINELGLYMAGSKRSA; from the coding sequence ATGGAAAATTCAGAATATGTAGTTGAAATGCTTAATATTACTAAACGTTTTAAGGGTATAGTAGCAAATGATAATATTACTATACAATTAAAAAGAGGTGAAATACATGCTTTGCTTGGTGAGAATGGAGCTGGAAAATCAACCTTAATGAGTGTTCTTTTCGGACTTTATAAACAGGAAGAAGGAGTTATTAAAGTTAATGGCAAAGAAGTAAATATTGATAATCCTAATACTGCTAATGCTTTGGGTATTGGTATGGTGCATCAGCATTTCAAATTAGTTCATAATTTCACTGCTTTAGAAAATATCATGCTTGGTGTAGAAACCGTTAAAAATGGAATACTTCAGGTTGATGATGCAAGAAAGAAAGTAATGGAATTAAGCAAAACTTACGGTCTTGAAATTTATCCTGATTCTTTGATAAGCGATTTAACTGTAGGTATGCAGCAGAGAGTGGAAATTTTAAAAATGCTTTATAAAGATAATAATATACTTATTTTCGATGAGCCTACTGCAGTACTTACCCCTAGTGAAATAGAAGAGCTTATGAAAATTATGAAATCCTTAACTAAAGAAGGAAAATCTATTCTTTTCATAACTCATAAATTAAATGAAATTAAAGAAGTTGCTGACAGATGTTCTGTACTTCGTAAAGGTAAATATATAGGTACTATTGATGTAAAAAGCACTACAAAAGAAGAGATGTCTGAAATGATGGTTGGAAGAAAGGTATCTTTAGTAGTAGAGAAAACAGAAGCAAAACCTAAAGATATAATATTATCAGTGAAAGACCTTAATGTAAAATCTTCTCATAGTGAAAAAAATATTGTTAAAAATGTTTCTTTCGATGTTCGTGCCGGAGAGATAGTATGTATTGCCGGTATTGACGGAAACGGTCAAAGCGAGCTTATATATGCACTTACAGGATTAATTGAGATGTCAAGCGGAAGCATTCATTTAAATGGAAAAGACATCACTAATTTATCTATAAGAAATAAAACTCTAAGCGGAATAGGACATATTCCGGAAGACAGACATAAACATGGACTTGTACTTGATTATACTCTTGGAGAAAATACAATACTTCAAACTTATTTCACAGAAAGATTTCAAAATAAAGGCTTCTTAAAATTCAAAGAAATAGAAAATTATGCCAATGAACTTATAAAAAGATTTGATATAAGAAGTGCAGAGGGTGCTAAAACTATAGCTAGAAGTATGTCAGGAGGTAATCAGCAGAAAGCTATAATAGCAAGAGAAATAGACAGAAATCCGGATTTACTTATAGCGGTTCAGCCTACAAGAGGATTAGATGTTGGGGCTATAGAATATATACATAAAGAATTAATAAGACAGCGTGATAATGGAAAGGCTGTTTTACTTGTTTCTTTAGAGCTTGATGAGGTTATGAATTTAAGCGACAGAATACTTGTTATATATGAAGGTGAAATAGTAGCTAATGTTAATAATAAAGATTTAACTATTAATGAACTTGGTCTTTATATGGCAGGCTCTAAGAGAAGTGCATAA
- a CDS encoding BMP family lipoprotein — protein MKKFLVLIIAVMSFILVVSCGGGGKKSGGYELALITDVGTIDDRSFNQGSWEGLTKYAQEKGISHKYYQPAQKTTDAYVDAIDLAVSAGAKLVVTPGFLFEPAVYRAQDTHPNVSFVLLDGTPQDGTYTDFRIEKNVYSVLYAEEQAGFLAGYAIVKEGYTNLGVMAGMAVPAVIRFGYGFVQGANYAAKELNMPTGSIKINYTYIGNFNATPENQTLATSWYQSGVQVIFAPAGGAGNSVMSAAEQNNGLVIGVDIDQSAESPTVITSAMKMLGESVYNAIDDFYNNKFPGGKSVILDAKVNGIGLPMATSKFQKFTQNDYDTIYQKLNNGSVKVLTDKDAKDVNQLPLDIVKVNLIQ, from the coding sequence ATGAAAAAATTTCTTGTTTTAATCATTGCTGTAATGAGCTTCATTCTAGTAGTTTCATGCGGCGGCGGCGGAAAAAAATCTGGAGGATATGAACTAGCATTAATAACAGATGTTGGTACTATAGATGACAGATCTTTCAATCAGGGCTCTTGGGAAGGATTAACAAAGTATGCCCAAGAGAAAGGAATATCTCATAAATATTATCAGCCTGCTCAAAAAACTACTGATGCTTATGTTGATGCTATAGATTTAGCAGTATCAGCAGGTGCTAAATTGGTAGTAACTCCTGGATTCTTATTCGAGCCTGCAGTATATAGAGCTCAAGATACTCATCCAAATGTAAGTTTTGTACTTTTGGACGGAACTCCTCAAGACGGAACTTATACTGATTTCAGAATAGAAAAAAACGTTTATTCTGTACTTTATGCTGAAGAACAGGCTGGATTTTTAGCAGGATATGCTATAGTAAAAGAAGGATATACTAATTTAGGTGTTATGGCTGGTATGGCTGTTCCTGCTGTTATAAGATTCGGATATGGATTTGTACAAGGTGCTAATTATGCAGCTAAAGAATTGAATATGCCTACAGGAAGCATAAAAATTAACTATACTTATATAGGTAATTTCAATGCTACTCCTGAAAATCAAACTTTAGCTACTTCTTGGTATCAAAGCGGAGTACAAGTAATATTTGCTCCTGCAGGTGGTGCTGGAAACTCTGTTATGAGTGCTGCTGAACAAAATAACGGATTAGTTATAGGTGTTGATATAGATCAAAGTGCTGAATCTCCTACTGTTATTACTTCTGCTATGAAAATGCTTGGAGAATCTGTTTATAATGCAATAGATGACTTCTATAACAATAAATTCCCTGGCGGAAAATCTGTTATACTTGATGCTAAAGTTAATGGTATAGGACTTCCTATGGCTACTTCTAAATTCCAAAAATTCACTCAAAATGATTATGATACAATATATCAAAAACTTAATAATGGAAGCGTAAAAGTTCTTACTGATAAAGATGCTAAAGATGTTAATCAATTACCTTTAGATATAGTTAAAGTTAATTTGATACAATAA
- a CDS encoding YtxH domain-containing protein, with amino-acid sequence MSKEVSGMFSFLLGLSAGLALGVLFAPKAGEETREDIKETMDNIKYKVDDIYHRSVLKTSELVEKGKERTNDFFEKRKKKTSEETVEE; translated from the coding sequence ATGTCTAAAGAAGTATCAGGTATGTTTTCATTTTTACTAGGTTTATCAGCTGGTTTAGCATTGGGTGTATTATTCGCTCCAAAAGCAGGTGAAGAAACAAGAGAAGATATCAAAGAAACTATGGACAATATCAAATATAAAGTAGATGATATTTACCATAGAAGTGTATTAAAAACTTCAGAGTTAGTTGAAAAAGGAAAAGAAAGAACTAATGATTTCTTCGAAAAAAGAAAGAAAAAAACTTCTGAAGAAACTGTTGAAGAATAA
- a CDS encoding DUF948 domain-containing protein, protein MQDITFQINVIAISLAFIAISILILVLAIFFVLLAGYFRFTNRFDRILENIESISEKIGSIADTVNDEANKVKVTLDSIHDSFNSLTNSINNFSSITTDISNNFSIINIFKSIFALFTGKNRKRDDFTENDDEDF, encoded by the coding sequence ATGCAAGATATTACATTTCAAATTAATGTTATAGCTATATCTTTAGCTTTCATAGCTATTTCTATATTGATATTGGTATTAGCTATATTTTTTGTTTTACTTGCAGGTTATTTTAGATTTACTAATAGGTTCGATAGAATACTTGAAAATATCGAATCTATTAGTGAAAAAATAGGAAGCATTGCAGATACAGTAAATGACGAAGCCAATAAAGTTAAAGTAACATTAGATAGTATACATGATTCTTTTAACAGTTTAACTAATAGTATTAATAATTTCAGTTCTATAACTACAGATATATCTAATAATTTTAGTATTATTAATATATTTAAATCTATATTTGCCTTATTTACTGGTAAAAATAGAAAAAGAGATGATTTCACAGAAAATGATGATGAGGATTTTTGA
- a CDS encoding glycosyltransferase, producing the protein MKINELVSILVPVYNIEKTIEKNINILIEKVSPFFMNFEIIISDDGSSDNSKEEIKKICTNFQNNNTNKNLKNIIGVYARENQGKGHALKRACEMSSGEYIIFCDGDMEIDPSQLENFFVIMQKENADVVIGSKRHKDSIVNYSNIRKLISFIYFMFVKVFFHLPIQDTQTGLKLFKRDAIINIFPRILVKAFAYDLEVLVACNSNGKKIVSAPVIVNPNRHFGFIRFPILWRTFIDTLAIFYRLNIIHFYKDLFCELKEKPLVSIIIPLKKINDYIKEETEYLLEQIYTNFEVIILPDKYIEDEVNIELFKDSRIRIIETGELPPAIKRAIGVKKSNGNILAFLDDDTYPEKDWLLNALRAMESTKISALGGPAINTPKDNFSKQISGLIYSSTLMSGKHKARYIPDKVQYVNDYPSCNFIITRELYDRVGGFDSEYWPGEDTILCNNIMKENEKILYTPEALVYHHRRDLFFGHFKQLKGYAWHRGYFVKRFGGNSLSLSYFIPSIFLIYTIFVPFALYFDLPQVLNTYIPAINKNIFLALLLFPHSFYALCLLGSWVSTLSPIKGFCKAIGIFLSHLTYGVFL; encoded by the coding sequence ATGAAAATAAACGAATTAGTATCTATATTAGTTCCTGTATACAATATAGAAAAAACAATAGAAAAAAATATAAATATACTTATAGAAAAAGTTTCTCCTTTTTTTATGAACTTTGAGATAATCATATCCGATGACGGAAGCAGTGATAATTCAAAAGAAGAAATAAAAAAAATATGTACTAATTTTCAAAATAATAATACAAATAAAAATTTAAAAAATATAATAGGTGTTTATGCAAGAGAAAATCAAGGCAAAGGACATGCTTTAAAAAGAGCATGCGAAATGTCAAGCGGTGAATATATAATATTTTGCGATGGGGATATGGAAATAGATCCTTCACAGTTAGAAAATTTCTTTGTGATTATGCAAAAAGAAAATGCTGATGTTGTTATAGGTTCTAAGAGGCATAAAGATTCTATAGTTAATTATTCTAATATAAGAAAATTAATATCTTTTATATATTTTATGTTTGTGAAGGTATTTTTTCATCTTCCTATACAGGATACTCAAACAGGATTAAAACTTTTCAAAAGAGATGCAATTATAAATATTTTTCCTAGAATATTAGTTAAAGCATTTGCTTATGATTTAGAAGTGTTGGTGGCATGCAATTCTAATGGTAAAAAAATAGTTTCTGCTCCTGTTATAGTTAATCCTAATAGGCATTTTGGATTTATTAGATTTCCTATTCTTTGGAGAACATTCATTGATACATTAGCAATATTTTATAGGCTTAATATTATTCATTTTTATAAAGATTTATTTTGCGAGTTAAAAGAAAAACCGCTTGTAAGTATTATAATACCTTTAAAAAAAATCAATGATTATATAAAAGAAGAAACAGAATATTTACTTGAACAGATATATACAAACTTTGAAGTGATAATACTTCCAGACAAATATATAGAAGATGAAGTTAATATAGAATTATTTAAAGACAGCAGAATAAGAATAATAGAAACAGGAGAACTTCCTCCTGCAATAAAAAGAGCTATAGGTGTAAAAAAATCTAATGGCAATATATTAGCATTTTTAGATGATGATACATATCCTGAAAAAGATTGGCTTTTAAATGCATTGAGGGCTATGGAAAGTACAAAAATTTCTGCTTTAGGAGGTCCTGCTATTAATACTCCTAAAGATAATTTCTCAAAGCAGATAAGCGGACTAATTTATAGTTCAACACTTATGAGCGGAAAGCATAAAGCCAGATATATACCTGATAAAGTTCAGTATGTTAATGATTATCCTAGCTGCAATTTTATCATTACAAGGGAGCTTTATGATAGAGTAGGGGGATTTGACAGTGAGTATTGGCCTGGTGAAGATACTATACTTTGCAATAATATCATGAAAGAAAATGAAAAAATATTATATACTCCTGAAGCATTAGTTTATCATCATAGAAGGGATTTATTTTTTGGGCATTTCAAGCAGTTAAAAGGTTATGCTTGGCATAGAGGGTATTTTGTTAAAAGATTTGGAGGAAACTCTTTAAGTTTATCGTATTTCATTCCTTCAATATTTTTGATTTATACTATTTTTGTGCCTTTTGCTCTATACTTTGATTTACCTCAAGTTTTAAATACTTATATTCCGGCTATTAATAAAAATATATTTTTGGCTTTACTATTATTTCCCCATAGTTTTTATGCATTATGTTTGCTTGGAAGCTGGGTTAGTACATTATCGCCTATAAAGGGTTTTTGTAAGGCTATAGGCATATTTTTATCACATCTTACTTATGGTGTATTTTTATAA
- a CDS encoding PaaI family thioesterase, with product MELKVLNKQNNSRMCLVCGFKNDLSLKAEFYELEDKSLCALVTFKDVHQGYPSRVHGGILAAILDETIGRAMMPYTGEDKWGVTMTLTTKYKRPVPINKEIRIIGKITSGDGRIFEGEGYILLNDDKVAVTAKGTYICMSLEKIAEMDPNNEEDWAVEKKDTDPTTINIP from the coding sequence ATGGAATTAAAAGTATTAAATAAGCAAAACAATTCAAGAATGTGTTTAGTATGCGGATTTAAAAATGATTTAAGTTTGAAAGCTGAATTTTATGAATTAGAAGACAAATCATTATGTGCTTTGGTAACTTTTAAAGATGTGCATCAAGGTTATCCTTCAAGAGTTCATGGAGGCATACTAGCAGCTATTTTAGATGAAACTATAGGAAGAGCTATGATGCCTTATACTGGTGAAGATAAATGGGGTGTTACTATGACACTTACAACAAAATATAAAAGACCTGTACCTATTAATAAAGAAATCAGAATAATAGGAAAAATCACTTCAGGGGATGGAAGAATCTTTGAAGGCGAAGGTTATATACTTCTTAATGATGATAAAGTGGCTGTAACTGCTAAAGGTACATATATATGTATGAGTCTTGAAAAAATAGCAGAGATGGATCCTAATAATGAGGAGGATTGGGCTGTAGAGAAAAAAGATACTGATCCTACAACAATAAATATACCTTAA
- a CDS encoding Dph6-related ATP pyrophosphatase, with product MNKKFVMSYSGGKDSTLALYKMIKDGYIPKYIMTTINEEDEHSWFHGISKKLFYEVSKCLDIPHIAINTTHYTYRVNFIEELKKVKEEGINICAFGDIDIQMHRDWAENLCKESGFESKFPLWHQSRISLAREFVDAGFKSKIKIIDTSKLDKKYLGLDFTNELIEEFISIGIDPAGESGEFHTFVYDGPIFKKSLDIKLSEVHDFENHSSIDIICNNN from the coding sequence ATGAATAAAAAATTTGTTATGTCGTATAGCGGAGGAAAAGACAGTACTTTAGCATTATACAAAATGATTAAAGACGGATATATACCTAAATATATAATGACTACTATAAATGAAGAAGATGAACATTCATGGTTTCATGGAATATCTAAAAAATTATTTTATGAAGTAAGTAAATGTTTAGATATTCCTCATATTGCTATCAATACCACTCATTATACTTATAGAGTAAATTTTATAGAAGAATTAAAAAAAGTTAAAGAAGAAGGAATTAATATTTGTGCTTTTGGAGATATTGATATTCAAATGCATAGAGATTGGGCTGAAAATTTATGTAAGGAATCAGGTTTTGAATCAAAGTTTCCATTATGGCATCAGTCAAGAATATCATTAGCAAGAGAATTTGTTGATGCTGGTTTTAAGTCTAAAATAAAGATAATTGATACATCAAAACTTGATAAAAAATATTTGGGTCTTGATTTTACTAATGAACTTATTGAAGAATTCATATCTATTGGAATAGACCCTGCCGGAGAATCTGGAGAGTTTCATACATTTGTATATGACGGCCCTATATTTAAAAAGTCTCTTGATATCAAACTGTCAGAAGTACATGATTTTGAAAATCATTCAAGTATTGATATTATTTGTAATAATAATTAA
- a CDS encoding ABC transporter permease has protein sequence MDTIYFLVQQTMFFSIPLLLVALGGMFSERSGVVNIALEGIMIIGAFAGIFFISRLGANFPPMITLFLAMIISALSGLIFSLLHAYAAISMSADQVISGTALNIFAPAFAIYVTRAIQTVQQISFVNNFRIESVPILGSIPIIGGLFFKNTYITTYIGFIILALSWFVLYKTRFGLRLRSCGEHPQAADSVGINVYKMRYIGVAISGALGGLGGLVFVIPTSTNFNATVAGYGFLALAVLIFGQWKPMKILYAAFFFGLMKTLASAYSGIPILANLPISNNIYKMIPYITTIIVLAFTSKNSQAPKASGIPYDKSVR, from the coding sequence ATGGATACAATTTATTTTTTAGTACAGCAGACAATGTTTTTTTCTATTCCGCTTTTACTTGTAGCATTAGGCGGAATGTTCTCTGAAAGAAGCGGTGTAGTTAATATTGCACTTGAAGGCATAATGATAATCGGAGCTTTTGCAGGAATATTTTTTATAAGCAGATTAGGAGCTAATTTCCCTCCTATGATTACATTATTTTTAGCTATGATTATATCTGCTTTATCCGGTCTTATATTTTCTCTTCTTCATGCTTATGCTGCTATCAGTATGAGTGCCGATCAGGTTATAAGCGGTACTGCTTTAAATATATTTGCACCTGCTTTTGCTATATATGTTACAAGAGCCATTCAAACAGTTCAGCAAATAAGTTTTGTTAATAATTTTAGAATAGAATCTGTACCTATACTTGGAAGCATTCCTATAATAGGAGGATTATTCTTCAAAAATACATACATAACAACATATATTGGATTCATAATATTAGCTTTATCTTGGTTTGTGCTTTATAAAACTAGATTCGGACTTAGACTTAGAAGCTGCGGAGAGCATCCTCAGGCTGCAGATTCTGTTGGTATTAATGTTTATAAGATGCGTTATATTGGTGTTGCTATATCAGGAGCATTAGGAGGTTTGGGCGGACTAGTATTTGTTATTCCTACTTCTACAAACTTCAATGCTACTGTTGCAGGTTACGGATTCTTAGCTTTAGCAGTATTAATATTCGGACAATGGAAGCCTATGAAAATACTTTATGCTGCTTTCTTCTTTGGGCTTATGAAAACATTAGCTTCTGCCTATTCTGGAATACCTATACTGGCAAATCTTCCTATATCTAATAATATATACAAGATGATTCCTTATATAACAACTATAATAGTGCTTGCATTTACCTCTAAAAATTCACAAGCTCCTAAAGCATCAGGTATTCCTTATGATAAGAGTGTAAGATAA
- a CDS encoding BMP family lipoprotein: protein MKKIFSFIIITTAFILMISCSKTTTKEGEFDIALITEGEIDDKSYNQGAWEGLVRYAENSGKSYKYYQATEKTTEAYIDAIDSAVNEGVKLIITPNFLFETAVYKSQDKYPDVNFIIIDGVPQDGTYTDFKLEDNVHAVLYAEEQAGFLAGYSIVKEGYTNLGVIGGMPVPPVIRFGYGFVQGANYAAKELNMPIRSIKINYTYIGNFYDTLQNEELASSWYQNGVQVIFAPAGGAVKSVISAAEQNNGLVIGVDVDQSFESPTIITSAIKRIRNSVYNTVDSFYNGTFKGGEIAVLDATVNGIGLPIKTSQFKNFTENDYNAIYKELSDGNIQVLKDRSVKTVEELPVDIVEINYIK, encoded by the coding sequence ATGAAAAAAATTTTTAGCTTTATAATAATTACTACAGCTTTTATATTAATGATTTCATGCTCTAAAACTACAACAAAAGAGGGAGAATTCGATATAGCATTGATAACAGAAGGTGAAATAGATGATAAATCATATAATCAGGGAGCTTGGGAAGGATTAGTTAGATATGCTGAAAATTCAGGAAAATCATATAAATATTATCAAGCTACAGAAAAGACTACAGAGGCATATATTGATGCTATAGATTCAGCAGTTAATGAAGGTGTAAAATTGATAATAACTCCTAATTTTTTATTTGAAACAGCAGTATACAAATCTCAAGATAAATACCCAGATGTAAATTTTATAATTATAGACGGTGTTCCTCAAGACGGAACTTATACTGATTTCAAATTAGAAGACAATGTTCATGCAGTGCTTTATGCTGAAGAGCAGGCAGGATTTTTAGCAGGATATTCAATAGTAAAAGAAGGTTATACTAATTTGGGTGTTATTGGCGGTATGCCTGTTCCTCCTGTTATAAGATTCGGATATGGATTTGTACAAGGTGCTAATTATGCAGCCAAAGAATTGAATATGCCTATTAGAAGCATTAAAATAAATTATACTTACATAGGTAATTTTTATGATACTCTACAAAATGAAGAACTTGCCTCTTCTTGGTATCAAAATGGTGTACAAGTAATATTTGCTCCTGCAGGCGGTGCTGTTAAATCTGTTATAAGTGCCGCTGAACAAAATAATGGATTAGTTATAGGGGTTGATGTTGATCAAAGTTTTGAATCTCCTACTATTATTACATCAGCAATAAAAAGAATAAGAAATTCTGTTTATAATACTGTTGATTCCTTTTATAATGGTACTTTCAAAGGAGGAGAAATTGCTGTATTAGATGCTACAGTTAATGGTATAGGACTTCCTATAAAAACTTCTCAATTTAAGAACTTTACTGAAAATGATTACAATGCAATATATAAAGAACTTTCAGACGGCAATATACAAGTATTAAAAGATAGAAGTGTTAAAACAGTAGAAGAACTGCCTGTAGATATAGTAGAAATTAATTATATAAAATAA